In Synechococcus sp. KORDI-52, one genomic interval encodes:
- the truB gene encoding tRNA pseudouridine(55) synthase TruB: protein MQQSGHPAPASVNGPFGFVVIDKPAGLTSHACVSRLRRSYGLKRVGHGGTLDPAVTGVLPIALGPATRLLPYLPGDKTYKGVIQLGRRTNSDDLEGKLLEQQVWPSLSTDELDAALEPFRGAIEQRPPQVSAIHVNGERAYARARRGEAMELPLRAVTVHRLKLLHWNAALGQLNIEVHCSAGTYIRSIARDLGATLGCGGCLASLRRTQALGFHAHQAHPLPERDAPPPDPVSPLLALGALPRRNLSENEQIDWRCGRRIAMERGAGETVVVCNADGSLAGIGHREDEDLLRPKVVFDAAG from the coding sequence ATGCAACAGTCAGGGCATCCCGCTCCAGCATCGGTGAACGGCCCCTTCGGCTTCGTGGTGATCGACAAGCCCGCAGGCCTCACCTCCCACGCTTGCGTCAGCCGCCTGCGCCGCAGTTACGGCCTCAAGCGCGTGGGCCATGGCGGCACCCTCGACCCTGCTGTCACCGGGGTGCTCCCCATCGCCCTGGGGCCGGCCACCCGACTGCTGCCATACCTCCCCGGAGACAAGACCTACAAGGGCGTCATCCAGCTGGGCAGGCGCACCAACAGCGACGACCTGGAGGGAAAGCTGTTGGAACAACAGGTCTGGCCTTCCCTCAGCACAGACGAGCTCGATGCCGCCCTGGAGCCGTTCAGGGGCGCGATTGAACAACGTCCACCGCAGGTCTCCGCCATCCATGTGAATGGCGAACGGGCCTATGCCCGAGCCCGGCGCGGCGAAGCCATGGAGCTGCCGCTGCGGGCCGTCACCGTGCACCGGCTGAAGCTGTTGCACTGGAATGCCGCGCTGGGGCAACTGAACATTGAGGTGCACTGCTCCGCCGGCACCTACATCCGCTCGATTGCCAGGGATCTCGGGGCAACCCTCGGCTGTGGAGGTTGCCTGGCCTCCCTGCGTCGCACCCAGGCCCTGGGGTTCCATGCGCACCAGGCCCATCCTTTGCCGGAGCGAGACGCTCCGCCGCCCGATCCCGTCTCTCCACTGCTGGCTCTGGGCGCTCTGCCCCGGCGCAATCTCAGCGAAAACGAACAAATCGACTGGCGCTGCGGCCGGCGCATCGCGATGGAGCGTGGTGCTGGGGAGACTGTTGTGGTGTGCAATGCGGATGGAAGTTTGGCCGGCATCGGCCACCGAGAGGACGAGGATCTGTTGCGACCCAAAGTGGTGTT
- a CDS encoding cyclopropane-fatty-acyl-phospholipid synthase family protein → MPQLRSSTDVDVSAFLEDGLGIKQHLSRYLDLTTEQLEQRLPSSTDELADLHPGAFRPEDATAFYEDTVGTGHLLELAAWHLSSADYIADTLRLQGMAVQGQVLDFGGGIGTHALSAAALSEVDHVWFVDLNPHNQAFVQQRAQSLGLADKLSVHRDLSSTGDVRFDAVVCLDVLEHLPNPSAQLQEFHQRMAPGAIALLNWYFFKGHQGEYPFHFDDPALVDGFFSTLQAQFLEVFHPLLITARLYRRS, encoded by the coding sequence ATGCCCCAGCTCCGCAGCAGCACGGATGTGGACGTTTCCGCCTTTCTGGAGGACGGGCTGGGCATCAAGCAGCACCTCAGCCGTTATCTCGATCTCACGACGGAGCAGCTGGAGCAGCGTCTGCCCAGCAGCACCGACGAGCTGGCGGATCTGCATCCCGGTGCGTTCCGTCCTGAGGATGCCACCGCCTTCTACGAAGACACAGTCGGAACGGGGCACCTGCTGGAGCTGGCGGCCTGGCATCTTTCCAGTGCGGACTACATCGCCGACACCCTGCGCTTGCAGGGCATGGCGGTGCAGGGCCAGGTGCTCGATTTCGGTGGTGGCATCGGCACCCATGCCCTCTCGGCGGCGGCGCTGTCGGAGGTCGATCACGTCTGGTTTGTGGATCTCAATCCCCACAACCAGGCCTTTGTCCAGCAACGGGCGCAAAGCCTCGGTCTGGCGGACAAGCTTTCGGTGCATCGGGACCTCAGCAGCACGGGCGATGTGCGTTTCGATGCAGTCGTCTGCCTCGATGTGCTGGAACATTTGCCGAATCCCTCGGCGCAGTTGCAGGAGTTTCACCAGCGCATGGCTCCCGGGGCCATTGCTCTTCTCAACTGGTACTTCTTCAAGGGCCATCAGGGGGAGTACCCCTTCCACTTCGACGATCCAGCCCTCGTGGACGGGTTTTTCAGCACCCTGCAGGCCCAGTTCCTGGAGGTGTTTCACCCCCTCTTGATCACGGCCCGTCTGTACCGCCGCTCCTGA
- the rpmA gene encoding 50S ribosomal protein L27, whose product MAHKKGTGSTRNGRDSNAKRLGVKAYGGETVTAGSILIRQRGTSVLPGINVGKGKDDTLFALTDGVVKFESIRRGLRNRKRINITAAV is encoded by the coding sequence ATGGCACATAAAAAAGGCACAGGTTCAACCCGTAACGGCCGCGACTCAAACGCCAAACGCCTTGGCGTGAAGGCCTATGGCGGCGAAACCGTCACCGCCGGATCCATCCTGATCCGCCAGCGCGGCACCTCCGTTCTGCCCGGCATCAACGTGGGCAAAGGCAAGGACGACACCCTGTTCGCCCTCACCGATGGCGTCGTTAAGTTCGAATCGATCCGCCGCGGCCTGCGCAATCGCAAGCGCATCAACATCACCGCAGCAGTCTGA
- the rplU gene encoding 50S ribosomal protein L21, which translates to MADTKPAAEQSGTYAIVEASGTQIWLQPNRYYDIDRLQAEVDDTIKLENVLLVKDGEGTTLGQPYVKDASVSLKVMAHRRGPKVIVYKMRPKKKTRRKNGHRQELTRVMVESISVGGKAIS; encoded by the coding sequence ATGGCCGACACGAAACCAGCCGCGGAACAGAGCGGGACCTACGCCATCGTTGAGGCGTCGGGCACCCAGATCTGGTTGCAGCCCAACCGCTACTACGACATCGACCGGCTTCAGGCCGAGGTGGACGACACGATCAAGCTTGAGAACGTGCTGCTCGTGAAGGATGGCGAGGGCACCACCCTGGGCCAGCCCTACGTCAAGGACGCCTCTGTGTCCCTCAAGGTGATGGCCCATCGCCGTGGCCCCAAGGTGATCGTGTACAAGATGCGCCCCAAAAAGAAAACTCGCCGCAAGAATGGTCATCGGCAGGAACTCACCCGGGTGATGGTTGAGTCCATCTCCGTGGGCGGCAAGGCCATCAGCTGA
- a CDS encoding circadian clock protein KaiA produces the protein MARPALTVALVLGSPALVDSCRQWLPSNRYEHVVLTVASGETLAVVLGPRQDDVDAVVIEQTLLDAEAKEQLLASGLLFPAVIVGEVKGQVDYHPEELHLPHDQLAQLGYNVDAAISRFLRQGRADGRQEDSSSSSRAVSNLSDRLQERLGYLGVFYKRDPSRFLGSLPPEERRDLLLSLQRTYRDLLASYFSDPATANQALESFVNTAFFSDLPITRTVEIHVDLIDEFWKQLSLEGHKHDFLQDYRLALLDVMAHLCEMYRRSIPPDLPLSGTASSRVRRPTDQLDASEESS, from the coding sequence ATGGCCAGGCCGGCCCTCACTGTTGCTCTCGTCCTGGGTAGCCCTGCTCTGGTGGACTCCTGCCGCCAGTGGCTGCCATCCAACCGTTATGAGCACGTTGTTCTGACTGTTGCTTCCGGGGAGACTCTGGCCGTTGTTCTCGGACCCCGGCAGGACGACGTTGATGCTGTGGTGATTGAACAGACCCTGCTTGATGCTGAGGCCAAGGAGCAACTGCTGGCGTCAGGTCTGCTCTTCCCCGCCGTGATCGTTGGGGAGGTTAAGGGGCAAGTGGATTACCACCCCGAGGAGCTGCATCTTCCACACGACCAGCTGGCCCAGCTGGGATACAACGTGGATGCGGCCATTTCCCGCTTTCTACGCCAGGGCCGCGCCGATGGCCGCCAGGAGGACAGCAGTTCCTCATCACGCGCCGTCAGCAATCTCTCCGATCGTCTGCAGGAGCGGCTGGGCTACCTAGGGGTCTTCTACAAACGGGATCCATCCCGCTTCCTGGGCAGCCTGCCCCCTGAGGAACGCCGGGATCTGCTGCTGTCGCTCCAACGCACCTACCGGGATCTGCTGGCGAGTTACTTCAGCGATCCGGCGACTGCGAATCAGGCGCTGGAAAGCTTCGTGAACACCGCTTTTTTCAGTGATCTGCCCATCACCCGCACCGTTGAGATCCACGTGGATCTGATCGATGAATTCTGGAAACAACTGAGTCTGGAGGGTCACAAACATGACTTTCTTCAGGATTACCGCCTTGCGCTTCTCGACGTGATGGCGCATTTGTGTGAGATGTACCGGCGCTCCATTCCGCCGGACCTTCCTCTGTCGGGCACGGCCTCCAGCCGTGTACGTCGCCCGACGGATCAGCTCGATGCCTCGGAGGAGTCGTCATGA
- the kaiB gene encoding circadian clock protein KaiB yields the protein MSPRKTYILKLYVAGNTPNSMRALKTLRNILETEFRGVYALKVIDVLKNPQLAEEDKILATPTLSKILPPPVRRIIGDLSDRERVLIGLDLLYDELSDSALNSTLIDAIDEEVDTAIPSDP from the coding sequence ATGAGTCCCCGCAAGACCTACATCCTCAAGCTTTACGTGGCGGGTAACACCCCCAACTCGATGCGGGCCTTGAAAACGCTGCGCAACATCCTCGAGACCGAATTCCGCGGCGTCTATGCCCTCAAGGTGATTGACGTGCTGAAAAATCCGCAATTGGCGGAGGAGGACAAGATCCTGGCCACGCCCACGTTGTCCAAGATTCTTCCTCCGCCGGTGCGGCGCATCATCGGCGATCTTTCCGATCGGGAGCGGGTGCTGATCGGCCTGGATCTGCTCTACGACGAATTGTCCGACTCGGCGCTCAACTCGACCCTGATCGACGCGATTGATGAGGAGGTCGACACGGCGATTCCCTCAGATCCTTAA